The Bubalus bubalis isolate 160015118507 breed Murrah chromosome 2, NDDB_SH_1, whole genome shotgun sequence genome includes the window TTAACTGCAGCCTCCACGGATGCCTCCCCTGCCCTCTGTGCCCCTTCCGCAGACTGGGATGTGGCCTGGATCCTGACACTGTTGCTCACAGTGGGCCAGGGGTTCACCATTGTGGTCCTTGGCGTCATGCTCTGGAGGCAGAGGGCCCAGGGGGCTCAACACAGAAGTGAGTCCCTCCTTCCCAGAGGGGGGGACTCATATctcacctctctctccttcttctctAGAGGAGAAGGTGGGGTAAGGAAGATAGCTCTGAGTCACCTGGTGACTTCTCTGCTGCACTTCATAAGGCTTTTTCCTCTCCAGATGCCTCATTTCCTCAGTTCAAACCCGAGATCCAGGTCTATGAGAACATCCATTTGGCCCATCTCAGGTGAGGAGCTACTAGAGGGCAGAGGCTTAAATCTCGGAGGAGACTGAAGTTGGGGTAGGGATGGGATGCTGGTTCCCAAGGAGGTGGAGGATGGAAGTATCCTTAATCtgtctttctgctttgcaaaacCCACAGCCCACCTGCCCCTAAAGCCAGGTGATCTCGAGGACATCTGCTAGGAAGTGTGACCTGCTGACTCCCTGGCCATCTGGCACCTGAAGGATTCACGAAAACCTTGGCAAGGGGGGAGGGGCTTGGAGTGCTATTTCACAGTCCGGTTGGTCTCCAGCCaagctgtgtgtgtctgtgagagtgtgtgtatatgagtgtatgtgtgtgtgttaaggggCTGGGGGCTGAAGGAAAGAAGAAGCATTATTCCATGATGTCACTTATGAAAGGGTGTGGTTTCCTGTCTTGCTGTAGCCAGTGGAGGGGTGGCCCTGAGCCTGCAGTACCATAGAGTTCAGGGGAGCCTGGGGTAactggcaggggctggggagaggtgaGGATGGGAAGAAAGGAGACAGGAATCCAGAGACTTGAGCAGTGGTAGAGAatcagtttggagaaggcaatggcaccccactccagtactcttgcctggaaaatcccatgggtggaggagcctggtaggctgcagtccatggggtcgctaacagtcgaacacgactgagcaacttcactttcacttttcactttcatgcatcggagaaggaaatggcaccccactccagtgttcttgcctggagaatcccagggatgggggagcctggtgggctgccgtctatggggtcacacagagtcagacatgactgaagtgacttagcagtagagaATCAGTTATGAGGGTACCGAAGGACAAACAGTAGAAActgaagaagagggaaggaaagaggcacAAGTCACAGGAAAagggaagagatggagagagagagagagagaggaaaattgGAAGTATAAAGAAGGAGGATTGAAGGACAGAAGAATGGAAAGAAGACTCACCTCTAAATTAAGCCAGATCCTcactgccatctcatcctcacaaAGAAGAAATTGAGAGAGAATCAGCACCTCTAATCAGACGCCAGACTTCCTCAGATGGAAGGGGGGGGTATGGAGTCAGGACGGGTGGGGGGTGCCCTTGCCTAGCCGCCACCCCATGGTTCCCTCCTTATCGTAGGCGCTCCCCCTCCTTATCCTGTGGCATCCGGAGCAGGGCACAGCTTATCGCCCTGACGTCCTGGGGGCCCCACGAGTCACACACAAGCTATCTCCCTGGGCAGAGGGAGTGTCCACAGCGGTGGGTgggtgaattccctggtgggGTGTGTAACTGGGCCCTGCGTGTTGTATGATGAGTGAATGACAAGTCTTGGCTTGTGGAATGGGAGAGGGTGCTGGTGCTCCTAGTCTCAGGCAGCATGGAGCTGGCCTCCCAGCCACACCCTCACCACTCCACGAGGGCCCCTTTGAAATCTGCTCAAGCTTGGGCTTCACTGGAGAAAAGCGTTCTTGGAGGTGTCACCTAAAAACCTTTACGCTGCAGTGGCTTAAGTAAGCTATTGGCAAGAAGGAGGATGCCAACGACAGATGGCGGATGAAGTGAAAGTCGTGGTTCAGGTGCCAGCACCCCTTCCGAACCTGCTAAGCAGCTCTATCTTGCTGTTAGAGATAGCATGCGTGCCtgcacaggtacacacacacacacacacagagcagtgtTACTGAACTTCCAGATAGCACTTTTATTACATTTACTCTTCATAGTTCCCCAAGCCTTCCTTCCTGATCTACCAAATTAATCTTTCCTAGCAGAACTCTCTTCCTCATCACACTTGATGCTCCTTCCATTCCCTTGCCTGGGACCCACAGCTCCTTCAAACACCTGCCTTGCCAGAGAGCTGGGGATTACAGAATGCATCAGAAACAAGCATCTAGAAAAGACCAAGGATTTAGGGCACATCTTCTTTATGAGGCTGGGCTCTGGGAACGTTCCTCTGGGCAGCTAGGGGCTGGAGCAATGCCTGGAGGAATCAGGTTTGGGGAGGGGCCTGTGAAGGTGCTGAGCCCACGGATCTGAGATCTCTGTACACAGTCAGGTTCTTGGGCAGATCTCCAAAGATCTCTGTGTAGGTGTTGCCAGGGCTGCAGTGACAGTGGAGGAGTCTTGAACTGGAGGCTGGTGGCCTCCCCAGGTGAAGCTGGCCAGGAGGACAAGCAGGGTGATGAGGAGGAAGCTGGGGAGCTGGCGCGGCGTGGTAGCCGAGTTGCACAGGTCCTGCTCACAGCAGTGGTGTCGAAGAGTGTAGGAGCGGGACCAGTAGGTGGTGTGGCCCTGCAGGGAGCACTCGGCCCTTGGGAGGCAGCCCTTCCGCTCGATGACCTCACTCTGTTCTATGGGACAGAgatggttgggggaggggggaactgagggcaggaaggaggcaaGGGCTGTGGGGTCCCACGAAAGGCAGGATTGGATAGCAGTGGGAAAAACCTAGGGAACGTCCATCAGACCAGAGTCCTCCTACCTGAGGTACCAATACTGATGCCACAAACTTCATCCTCCTGACACTTGGTGGGAACAGGGTAGCAGGGTTTGGCAAAGTTGCAGGTGTAACAGCGGAGCTGTCTCTGGGCCAGGGAGGCGGCAAGACCTGTGGAGTCCATGGAGATCCATCAGGGAGGAGAGGCAGACAGGACGGGTGAGAGGCCCAGCCCAGGTTCGGGAATGGGCTGCACAGACAGAGGTGATACACAAAGTGGGGAAAGTGGGGTGGCGAAATGGAGGGAGAAGCAGacccaagaagaaaaagagacagagaagggagaggagaccACACAcgaaaaggaaaaggcagagaggCACGAGGGATACAGGGAGCATGCGAGAAATACACAGACATGAAGAGAAGCCAAGGGAATCAGAGGTGAACACAGAGAATGACGCAAAAAGCCGGGCTGGAGCCAGGAGGGGGTGCCAGTGAAGAAATTAAACAGATGGTGCTGAGTTGGATGAGAAAATAGGAATTAACATTGACCAAGGTGCCCAGCAAAGAAGCAAGAGGTGAGGTAAGGGTCAGGGGAGACAGAGGTTTGTCAAAGATGCCACAAGGAAGAGACAGTTATTCTCAAATGCCTTTGAAAGGAAATCTTTCTTATTCCACCTCATCAGGCTGGCCCGAGACCATTCCCAGTAGCTCTTCTTTCCAAACCCGCTACAGCTCTCTCCTCGGCATAGGTCAGCACCCTCTCCCTCAACCCCCTACCCCTAGCTCTCAGGCTCCTTCACAAACCCCTGCCACCACCACCGCCCTACCCTGCTCCCTGTCCCCCAGGATTCTCCAGCTCACCCTTACCCAGTGGCCCACCAAGGAACAGGATGCAGAGGAAGATGCTGGAGGTACCCATGTCTGGACCTGGCGGGGCTCAGGAGTCTGGGAGAATGTGATCTGCACCCTGAGATCCTAGAGCTGGAGCATCTGAGTGAGACAGGGAGGGACCAGTAAACAAACACACCTAGGGAGTGAATCTGAGGGTGAGGCGGAACAGGGACCAGACTCAACAGCCTGAAACAGGGGAGTTCCTGGCCCTGAAGCTCTCACACCCTCCCTGCCTCCTACCAGAGGCTCGTGCCCTGAGGGTCTTCTCTATTCTTGCAGCTTACTCTTTGCTTGTCTGTCGCTCTTGAATGGTGTCTGTCAGCGTCTGTcactttccctcctcctcctctccctccctctccttgtcTCAAGCTGCTCTTTGCTCTTTCAtctccttgtttttgtttgtctgtcttccccttctgtgCATTTAAGTCTCTCAAGGTCACTCTCCTAAACAGCCCTGGCCCAGATCTGTTTTGCAAGTGGTGTTTGAGTGTGGACTCAGCaagcccccacccacccaccaaccCACAAACGCAGCTACAGACCCCACCTAGCTGCCCATCCCTTTGATCCCCCAAGCTTCAACATCTGTACCCCATAATTATCTCTCCCAGCTTTACTACATTAGAGGAAATAATTAATCATGGGTGAGGCCAGAGGGACTGATGTATTTCCACTGGTGCAGGGGTAGGGTTCAGAAAGACTAGGAAGGAAGGCAGGGATAAGATTTGGGTCGGGGGTAGAGTCTGGAAGACTGGGGCTTAAGAGACTGGGGTCTCTTAAGAGTCAGCACCTGGGGAATCAGGACAGACTGTACCAGGAGTTAGAAGCAGACGGGGTGGGGAGTgagacagaggagacacaggTATCCACTGAGTAGcagttttcaaaaacattttttaatctcaAGACCTCTTTACACTCAAAAATTACTGAAGACCCCAAAGAGTTTGTATTATGTAAGTTATATCAATATTTGCTATATGAGAAATTAAAGCAGAACATTTTAacagattcattaaaaaatataaagcgATAAacctgttgttgttatttagtccctaagtcgtgtctgaccctttgcgaccccaggaacctccaggctcctctgtccatggaattttccaggcaagaatactggagtgggttgccatttcctcctccaggggatcttccccacccagggatggaatgtgcatctcctgttttggcaggggattctttaccactgagccaccagggaagaccaacgAGGTGGTC containing:
- the LOC102416138 gene encoding lymphocyte antigen 6G6e isoform X2 yields the protein MGTSSIFLCILFLGLAASLAQRQLRCYTCNFAKPCYPVPTKCQEDEVCGISIGTSEQSEVIERKGCLPRAECSLQGHTTYWSRSYTLRHHCCEQDLCNSATTPRQLPSFLLITLLVLLASFTWGGHQPPVQDSSTVTAALATPTQRSLEICPRT
- the LOC102416138 gene encoding lymphocyte antigen 6G6e isoform X1, which codes for MGTSSIFLCILFLGGPLGLAASLAQRQLRCYTCNFAKPCYPVPTKCQEDEVCGISIGTSEQSEVIERKGCLPRAECSLQGHTTYWSRSYTLRHHCCEQDLCNSATTPRQLPSFLLITLLVLLASFTWGGHQPPVQDSSTVTAALATPTQRSLEICPRT